The following proteins are co-located in the Spinactinospora alkalitolerans genome:
- a CDS encoding phospholipid scramblase-related protein, which translates to MDDLFNTAPILVKQPKRYFVDRSEYFCYNRQGQQIAHIDEVGLNAGMQALRLLADSAENFGRKLMVNDASHRPRLMIEKEWSLWTASTVISVPNGPPIGYIDQDFKLFKAGFRLLDPYKQHIGTIKGDFWGFDFQILDAREHEVAKVNRHVADLGEYFTDADTYVLWQRYPNLPEPLKTLVVASGITVDLVLAEGRK; encoded by the coding sequence GTGGATGATCTGTTCAATACCGCGCCGATCCTGGTCAAGCAGCCGAAACGGTACTTCGTGGACCGGTCGGAGTACTTCTGCTACAACCGCCAGGGCCAGCAGATCGCGCACATCGACGAGGTCGGCCTCAACGCCGGGATGCAGGCGCTGCGCCTCCTCGCCGACAGCGCCGAGAACTTCGGCCGCAAGCTCATGGTCAACGACGCCTCCCACCGGCCCCGCCTGATGATCGAGAAGGAGTGGTCGCTGTGGACCGCCTCGACGGTCATCTCGGTGCCCAACGGTCCGCCGATCGGCTACATCGACCAGGACTTCAAGCTCTTCAAGGCCGGCTTCCGGCTGCTGGACCCCTACAAGCAGCACATCGGCACGATCAAGGGCGACTTCTGGGGCTTCGACTTCCAGATCCTCGACGCCCGGGAGCACGAGGTCGCCAAGGTCAACCGGCATGTGGCCGACCTGGGTGAATACTTCACCGACGCCGACACCTACGTGCTGTGGCAGCGCTACCCGAACCTGCCCGAGCCGCTGAAGACCCTGGTCGTGGCCTCCGGGATCACGGTGGACCTGGTGCTGGCCGAGGGCAGGAAGTAG